Proteins from one Nicotiana tabacum cultivar K326 chromosome 23, ASM71507v2, whole genome shotgun sequence genomic window:
- the LOC107794774 gene encoding indole-3-acetic acid-amido synthetase GH3.10, producing the protein MEPTEATYNGNGDTQIISWFEETTENVAAVQRQTLRRILELNHGVECLKKWLGNIRLQDIMNENALESLFATMVPLVSHADFEPYIQRIADGETAPLITQEPITTLSLSSGTTEGRQKFVPFTHHSSQTTLQIFKLAAAYRSRIYSIRGGGKVLEFIYSSKQYKTKGGLIAGTATTHYYASKEFKIKQQDTKSFTCSPEEVISSGDYKQSTYCHLLLGLYFSEEVEFVTSTFAYSIVQAFRSFEELWKELCHDIREGTLSSRINITKVRNAVLGITLPNPELASRIESICEEVEREDWLSIIPRLWPNAKYVYSIMTGSMQPYLTKLRHYAGELPLVSADYGSTESWIGVNVEPSYPPEKVTFAVIPTFAYFEFIPLHRTKSQNYNNSQDTNLATDDFIEDEPVPLSQVKIGQEYEIVLTTFTGLYRYRLGDVVEVAGFHGKTPRLNFICRRKLILTVNIDKNTEKDLQLVVERGSQILSKSRAELVDFTSHANVAKRPGHYVIYWEIKGEVEEKVLGECCREMDASFVDHGYVVSRKTNSIGPLELCIVERGTFKKILEYFIGNGAALSQFKTPRCTSNQVLLRILNVCTIKRVYSTAYGL; encoded by the exons ATGGAACCAACAGAGGCCACTTACAATGGCAATGGTGACACCCAAATAATCAGTTGGTTCGAAGAAACTACCGAGAACGTCGCCGCTGTTCAGCGGCAGACGCTTCGCCGGATTCTTGAACTCAACCATGGTGTTGAATGTCTCAAGAAATGGCTTGGAAATATTAGACTTCAAGATATTATGAATGAAAATGCATTGGAATCACTCTTTGCAACTATGGTCCCTCTTGTTTCTCATGCAGATTTTGAGCCTTATATTCAGAGAATTGCTGATGGTGAAACAGCTCCTCTTATCACTCAAGAACCAATCACAACTCTGTCCTTAAG TTCTGGCACCACAGAGGGAAGACAAAAGTTTGTGCCTTTTACTCACCATAGCTCCCAAACTACTCTCCAAATTTTCAAGTTAGCAGCAGCTTACAGATCAAG GATTTATTCAATAAGAGGAGGAGGAAAAGTTCTTGAATTCATATACAGCAGCAAACAATATAAAACAAAAGGGGGACTAATAGCAGGAACAGCTACAACTCATTATTATGCTAGTAAGGAATTCAAGATTAAACAGCAAGACACAAAGTCTTTTACTTGCAGCCCTGAGGAAGTCATTTCAAGTGGAGATTATAAACAATCTACATATTGTCACCTCCTTCTTGGCTTGTATTTTTCTGAGGAAGTGGAATTTGTGACCTCAACTTTTGCATATAGCATTGTTCAAGCATTCAGATCATTTGAAGAGCTGTGGAAAGAATTATGTCATGATATTAGGGAAGGCACTCTTAGTTCAAGAATCAACATAACTAAAGTCCGAAACGCCGTCTTAG GTATTACTTTGCCAAATCCAGAGTTGGCTTCAAGAATTGAATCAATTTGTGAGGAAGTAGAAAGGGAAGATTGGCTTAGCATAATTCCAAGATTATGGCCAAATGCTAAGTATGTTTACTCAATAATGACTGGCTCAATGCAACCATATTTAACAAAACTGAGGCATTATGCTGGAGAATTGCCTTTGGTGAGTGCTGATTATGGGTCTACAGAGAGTTGGATTGGAGTGAATGTGGAACCTTCATATCCACCAGAGAAAGTTACTTTTGCAGTAATACCCACTTTTGCTTACTTTGAATTCATACCACTACATAGAACCAAGTCACAAAATTACAATAATAGCCAAGATACCAATCTAGCCACTGATGACTTTATAGAAGATGAGCCAGTTCCCTTATCTCAAGTCAAGATTGGACAAGAATATGAGATTGTCCTCACCACTTTTACAG GTCTTTATCGGTATAGACTAGGGGATGTAGTAGAAGTGGCCGGTTTTCACGGGAAGACCCCTAGACTCAACTTCATATGTAGGAGAAAGCTGATACTGACAGTAAATATCGATAAGAACACCGAGAAAGACCTCCAGTTAGTGGTGGAGAGAGGTTCACAGATCCTAAGTAAATCAAGAGCTGAGCTAGTTGATTTCACAAGTCATGCAAATGTAGCAAAAAGACCAGGCCATTATGTGATCTATTGGGAAATCAAAGGAGAAGTTGAAGAAAAAGTTTTAGGAGAATGTTGTAGGGAAATGGATGCTTCTTTTGTGGATCATGGATATGTTGTATCAAGAAAAACAAATTCAATTGGACCATTGGAACTTTGCATTGTGGAGAGAGGTACTTTTAAGAAGATTTTGGAATATTTCATAGGAAATGGAGCAGCATTGAGCCAGTTTAAAACTCCTAGATGTACTAGCAACCAAGTTCTATTGAGAATTCTCAATGTTTGTACCATTAAAAGGGTTTATAGTACAGCCTATGGTTTATAA